From Alcaligenes faecalis, the proteins below share one genomic window:
- a CDS encoding AAA family ATPase, giving the protein MDVLPSSASHLAQIYLLGTYRLLVQGQCRAQIINYDKARILLSMLALAQGKPISRSRLAETIWHEDPISVGRARLRHALHALRRAFEGCDQALHITNDSLALDPSHTQVDVLSLLQHPSQPSLSDLERLNLYQGPLLGQVKLHHGEQLQDWLQDTQQNIRQTLSQCRDRYIQSGLSALPAPQAISYLKRWLVIWPEEEKLHQELIRRLKQEGQHEAALHAYEQCSVLLADRLGCEPSAQTRNLVDLPARSVSPAKSMPTTVSLRLRPLAAVGFCLRFEPSHRHAREKGGQLLEHSRKTLQHLIEQHGGWPCEAGPSQLIAYFGYPELLEAPVNQAAALARVAATLRMDEHIKLSIALHADLAMDDQSAYPDPWGQLAQVVLPLSWEAAPGAPRISVQAALRLDTKDIQGPVGRQNEALWLNLSPSETEHARLTSRVYGRSQEFDHLVQAWSHIGSNRALHHIAIHGRAHIGKSLLVQSLADYVQKTAHHCIVLHCREDKRRVAWHPIRLWLHEQIANYITAQNSKQRDPFSVQTLQEALEISPKQAQSLHQWLNSGPDEQDLNEPSTAHMDLLFNLLSGPGNSPRRRLLIIENVQWADPPTQRLIRLLAHTAPRHPTLLLTTSRKPGHGLERAEHLSLRTLDRSSINSLLSSQRGQRLARDKRSRLVKLSAGNPGHANELLRGHELNSECHDALCLTDLICTQYHSLLPATRHILTSIALQDEPIAIDELALMLRLDNTALSGGLDTLATLDLIDVHDKHVSCLPLISQALERVAMQEELRQAHYAIAQHGIRRRHAPEQVALHLCEAESAEAAFWWQRAAREALAQDNLRQASQYLQRSLNRSDLIEDLQVRQTLQFECRMLQGAIESSLYGPASASTAMAYELGHGLHDEHDSDQVMISLWTAWTAFQAQGNFEQALQKARQLLALANETSHDQNRSWALYAIGQHELWKGNVGNAIQTLNLSLAVFDDLKEQNSRQAIAEHFPQSITFGTLSVALALKGDMDAAQQHTRLALQSLRRDTAFSLRAITHLFVMQAYYLMEQLEDCQQVAELSLQELQKSHNPEPWSALSRSYLHYCQVMLQGREASLHSLLDCVQTAQYGLPISADGLMSRIARAMIRLGRSNEAMPWLDKAAAQGLRYDTDSLRTELHCVRGDAWMALGENAQALQEWNLAEQHMEKYGLHRYADWIQTRRQAVQKLKV; this is encoded by the coding sequence ATGGATGTTTTACCTTCCTCTGCCTCGCACTTGGCCCAAATTTACCTGCTCGGTACCTACCGACTACTGGTTCAAGGACAATGCCGCGCACAAATCATCAATTACGATAAAGCGCGTATCTTATTGTCCATGTTGGCTTTGGCGCAGGGTAAACCCATCAGTCGCAGCCGTCTGGCGGAAACGATCTGGCATGAAGACCCTATCAGCGTGGGCCGCGCTCGTTTGCGCCACGCGCTGCATGCCTTGCGCCGTGCTTTTGAAGGCTGCGATCAGGCCCTGCACATTACCAATGACAGCCTGGCGCTGGATCCCAGCCATACCCAGGTGGACGTGCTCAGCTTGCTGCAGCACCCCAGCCAGCCGTCCCTTAGCGATCTGGAGCGTCTGAATCTGTATCAGGGCCCCTTGCTGGGGCAAGTGAAACTGCATCATGGCGAGCAGTTGCAAGACTGGTTGCAAGATACGCAGCAAAACATTCGGCAAACTCTGTCGCAATGTCGTGACCGTTATATTCAGTCCGGCCTGAGCGCCCTGCCTGCGCCGCAAGCAATCAGTTACCTTAAACGCTGGCTTGTGATCTGGCCCGAAGAAGAAAAACTGCACCAGGAGCTGATTCGTCGGCTGAAACAGGAAGGCCAGCACGAAGCCGCCCTGCACGCCTACGAGCAATGTTCCGTCCTGCTGGCCGATCGTCTGGGTTGCGAGCCCAGCGCGCAGACGCGCAACCTGGTGGATTTGCCGGCGCGCTCGGTCAGCCCCGCAAAATCCATGCCCACAACCGTTTCCCTGCGCCTGCGTCCCTTGGCGGCAGTGGGTTTTTGTCTGCGCTTTGAGCCCAGCCACCGCCACGCCCGCGAAAAAGGCGGGCAACTGCTGGAGCACAGCCGCAAGACTTTGCAGCACTTGATCGAACAGCATGGCGGCTGGCCCTGTGAAGCTGGCCCCAGTCAACTGATTGCCTATTTTGGTTATCCCGAACTGCTGGAAGCGCCCGTTAACCAGGCGGCCGCTTTGGCGCGCGTGGCTGCGACCTTGCGCATGGACGAGCACATCAAGCTGAGCATCGCCCTGCATGCTGATCTGGCCATGGACGATCAAAGCGCCTACCCGGACCCATGGGGCCAGTTGGCACAAGTGGTCTTGCCCTTGAGCTGGGAGGCCGCCCCCGGCGCGCCGCGCATCAGCGTGCAAGCCGCTCTGCGTCTGGACACCAAGGATATTCAAGGGCCTGTGGGCCGCCAGAACGAGGCTCTTTGGCTGAACCTGAGCCCCTCCGAAACAGAACATGCACGGTTGACCAGCCGCGTTTATGGTCGCTCGCAAGAGTTTGATCACCTGGTGCAGGCCTGGTCGCATATAGGCTCGAATCGGGCCTTGCACCACATTGCCATTCATGGGCGCGCACATATTGGCAAAAGCCTGCTGGTGCAGTCTTTGGCGGACTATGTTCAAAAAACTGCCCATCACTGCATTGTGCTGCATTGTCGCGAGGACAAGCGACGCGTGGCCTGGCACCCGATCCGCCTCTGGCTGCACGAGCAAATCGCCAACTACATCACCGCGCAAAACAGTAAGCAACGCGACCCGTTCTCTGTTCAGACCTTGCAAGAGGCACTGGAAATCAGCCCCAAACAGGCCCAGTCCTTGCATCAGTGGCTAAACAGCGGCCCTGACGAGCAGGATCTGAACGAGCCATCCACGGCGCATATGGACCTTCTGTTCAATCTGCTTAGTGGCCCTGGCAATTCCCCGCGCCGCCGTTTGCTGATTATTGAAAATGTGCAGTGGGCCGACCCGCCTACGCAACGTCTGATCCGCTTGCTGGCGCATACCGCCCCTCGCCACCCAACCTTGCTGCTGACCACCAGCCGCAAGCCTGGTCATGGCCTGGAGCGTGCCGAGCATCTGAGCTTGCGCACACTGGATCGCTCCAGCATCAACAGTCTGCTAAGCAGCCAACGGGGTCAGCGTCTGGCGCGCGACAAACGCAGCCGCCTGGTCAAGTTAAGTGCAGGTAACCCCGGCCATGCCAATGAGCTGCTGCGCGGTCACGAGCTCAATAGCGAATGCCATGACGCCTTGTGTCTGACCGACCTGATCTGCACTCAGTATCACAGCCTCTTGCCCGCAACACGCCACATCCTGACCAGCATCGCCTTGCAGGATGAGCCCATTGCCATTGACGAACTGGCCCTGATGCTGCGTCTGGATAACACCGCCTTGAGCGGCGGACTGGATACGCTGGCTACGCTGGATTTGATTGATGTGCATGACAAGCATGTTTCCTGCCTGCCCTTGATCTCCCAGGCACTGGAACGCGTGGCCATGCAGGAGGAACTGCGCCAGGCTCACTACGCCATTGCCCAGCACGGTATCCGCCGTCGTCATGCTCCCGAACAGGTTGCCCTGCACTTGTGCGAGGCCGAAAGCGCAGAGGCCGCCTTCTGGTGGCAACGCGCCGCCCGTGAAGCCTTGGCGCAAGATAATCTGCGTCAGGCCAGCCAGTATCTGCAACGCTCCCTGAACCGCAGCGACTTGATCGAAGACCTGCAAGTACGCCAAACCCTGCAGTTTGAATGCCGCATGCTGCAAGGCGCGATCGAGTCCTCCCTGTACGGCCCGGCCTCTGCCTCTACCGCCATGGCCTACGAACTGGGACATGGGCTGCATGACGAGCATGACTCGGATCAGGTCATGATCAGCTTGTGGACGGCCTGGACGGCTTTCCAGGCCCAGGGCAACTTCGAGCAGGCCTTGCAAAAAGCACGTCAGCTGCTGGCCCTGGCCAATGAAACCAGCCACGACCAGAACCGCAGCTGGGCCTTGTATGCCATAGGCCAGCACGAACTATGGAAAGGCAATGTCGGCAATGCCATCCAGACGCTGAACCTGAGCCTGGCGGTCTTTGATGACCTGAAAGAGCAGAACAGCCGGCAGGCCATTGCCGAGCATTTCCCCCAGTCCATTACCTTTGGAACCTTGAGTGTCGCCCTGGCATTGAAGGGCGATATGGACGCCGCTCAGCAGCACACGCGTCTGGCCCTGCAAAGCCTGCGCAGGGATACCGCTTTCTCCCTGCGCGCCATTACTCATTTGTTCGTCATGCAGGCCTACTACCTGATGGAACAACTGGAAGACTGTCAGCAGGTGGCCGAACTGTCCTTGCAGGAGCTGCAAAAGTCGCATAACCCCGAGCCCTGGTCTGCGCTTAGCCGCTCTTACCTGCACTACTGCCAAGTGATGCTGCAAGGTCGCGAAGCCAGCCTGCATTCCCTGCTCGATTGCGTACAGACTGCCCAGTACGGATTGCCGATTAGCGCGGATGGCCTGATGAGCCGGATCGCCCGCGCCATGATACGTCTGGGGCGCAGCAATGAAGCCATGCCCTGGCTGGACAAGGCCGCCGCTCAAGGCCTGCGCTATGACACGGACAGCCTGCGCACAGAGCTGCACTGTGTACGCGGCGATGCCTGGATGGCGCTGGGTGAAAATGCCCAGGCTTTGCAGGAATGGAACCTGGCCGAGCAGCACATGGAAAAGTACGGCCTGCATCGCTATGCAGACTGGATTCAGACACGCCGGCAGGCCGTGCAAAAGCTCAAGGTCTAG
- a CDS encoding phospholipase D family protein, translating into MKIDPAKKPTIPHSTGQAPSFFWRSLIAGGALLAGLTGCALPSLEGRSHSEALPLEQARDTMIGQAVAPMVQQHPGLSGIYPLFDPHDAYAARALLAFAAQKTLDVQYYIWRGDTTGTLMLGTLLQAAERGVRVRLLIDDNGITGLDATLSALDAHPNIEVRLFNPFVLRWPKPLGFLTDFSRLNRRMHNKSFTVDNQVTIIGGRNVGDEYFGATQDVLFADLDVMAVGAVVQDVSHDFDRYWASQSAYPVDSLIKPGGPEALVKFQAKLQEAEAQPRAKDYQQVLRESDLVSHLVRGELDFQWARTTMISDDPAKALGPVNPEQLMVWQMDHVLGKPTSQVDLVSSYFVPTAAGVRAFEAMMQRPGMKVRILTNSLAATDVTAVHAGYAKRRKALLEAGVQLLELRPTMDKPTRHGSGPFGSSGSALHAKTFAVDGKRLFVGSFNFDPRSINLNTELGFIIESPEMAQALSKSFEEVLPYRSYRVELDKNGDLVWIQLNEDGTERFFTSEPNASIWRRAGVGVLSILPIEWLL; encoded by the coding sequence ATGAAAATCGATCCCGCCAAGAAGCCGACGATACCCCATTCCACGGGGCAAGCGCCGTCCTTCTTCTGGCGCAGCTTAATTGCGGGTGGAGCCTTGCTGGCCGGCCTGACAGGCTGTGCCCTGCCGTCGCTGGAAGGACGTAGCCACAGCGAGGCCTTGCCCCTGGAGCAGGCTCGGGACACCATGATTGGCCAGGCAGTGGCTCCCATGGTTCAGCAGCATCCTGGCTTGTCGGGCATTTATCCCTTGTTTGATCCGCACGACGCGTATGCCGCCCGTGCCCTGCTGGCCTTTGCGGCCCAGAAAACGCTGGATGTGCAGTATTACATCTGGCGGGGCGACACCACCGGCACCCTGATGCTGGGTACCTTGCTGCAAGCGGCAGAACGTGGCGTGCGCGTGCGCTTGCTGATTGACGACAATGGCATCACGGGTCTGGATGCTACCTTGTCTGCCTTGGACGCTCACCCCAATATCGAGGTGCGGCTGTTCAATCCCTTTGTATTGCGCTGGCCTAAACCTTTGGGTTTCCTGACGGACTTCTCCCGCCTGAACCGGCGCATGCACAACAAGTCTTTCACCGTGGATAACCAGGTCACCATTATTGGCGGACGCAATGTAGGGGATGAGTACTTCGGTGCGACCCAGGACGTCTTGTTTGCGGACCTGGACGTCATGGCAGTTGGTGCCGTGGTGCAAGACGTCTCCCATGATTTTGACCGCTACTGGGCCAGCCAATCCGCCTATCCGGTAGACAGCCTGATCAAGCCGGGCGGTCCGGAAGCGTTGGTGAAGTTTCAGGCGAAGTTGCAAGAGGCCGAAGCCCAGCCACGTGCCAAGGATTATCAGCAGGTGCTGCGTGAATCGGATCTGGTCAGCCATTTGGTGCGTGGCGAGCTGGATTTCCAGTGGGCCCGTACCACCATGATCAGTGACGACCCGGCCAAGGCTTTGGGCCCGGTCAATCCAGAGCAGTTGATGGTCTGGCAAATGGACCATGTGCTGGGCAAACCCACCAGTCAGGTGGACCTGGTGTCCTCTTATTTTGTGCCCACCGCTGCTGGCGTACGCGCTTTTGAAGCGATGATGCAACGGCCTGGCATGAAGGTGCGCATTCTGACCAATTCCCTGGCTGCCACGGACGTAACCGCTGTGCATGCCGGCTATGCGAAACGACGCAAAGCCTTGCTGGAAGCTGGCGTGCAGCTGCTGGAGCTGCGGCCCACCATGGACAAGCCTACGCGCCACGGTTCGGGGCCTTTTGGCAGTTCGGGCTCGGCGCTGCACGCCAAGACCTTTGCCGTGGATGGCAAACGCCTGTTTGTGGGCTCTTTCAACTTCGATCCGCGCTCGATCAATTTGAATACGGAACTGGGCTTTATTATTGAAAGCCCGGAAATGGCTCAAGCCTTGTCCAAGAGTTTCGAGGAAGTCCTGCCTTACCGCAGTTATCGTGTCGAACTGGACAAGAATGGCGACCTAGTATGGATTCAGCTGAACGAAGACGGCACCGAGCGCTTTTTCACGTCCGAGCCAAATGCCAGCATCTGGCGCAGGGCCGGAGTCGGTGTGCTGTCTATCTTGCCTATCGAGTGGCTGCTTTAA
- a CDS encoding EamA family transporter, with amino-acid sequence MPPATSSALLPRHLAIILLLMLGSSFAANHIAAKVALDHGTGLIISVIFRSAAATLALSMLLIWRKQALYVPRQYLGWQLMLGGLITMQCMLIYSSIARIPVALALLVANMYPILLALLTWILGGHKPTRKTSIIMVAILVGLLLALDAPSLIQGATLDGQWVLGVVCSLLTALAFAIGLWITENKLAPLPGLVRSFCTISQTLVCLIALSPLGLLPGGSSLPHDATGWIALSLVCALYTTGFVTLFVLAPRLDMTRNAPFMNMEPVASLILGWLILKQTLNSTQLLGGAVVLSGIVALAYQRAPRK; translated from the coding sequence ATGCCCCCCGCCACATCCTCTGCCTTACTGCCCCGCCACCTTGCCATTATTTTACTGTTGATGCTGGGCAGCTCTTTTGCCGCCAACCACATTGCGGCCAAAGTGGCACTGGACCATGGCACCGGGCTGATCATCTCGGTTATTTTCCGCTCGGCCGCCGCCACGCTGGCCTTGAGCATGCTGCTGATCTGGCGCAAACAAGCCCTGTACGTGCCCCGTCAGTACCTGGGCTGGCAGTTGATGCTGGGCGGGCTGATCACCATGCAATGCATGCTGATTTACTCCTCCATCGCCCGCATCCCTGTCGCCCTGGCCTTGCTGGTGGCCAATATGTACCCGATTCTGCTGGCCCTGCTGACCTGGATACTGGGCGGGCACAAACCCACGCGCAAGACCTCCATCATCATGGTGGCGATTCTGGTCGGCCTCCTGCTGGCGCTGGACGCCCCCAGTCTGATCCAGGGCGCAACGCTGGATGGGCAATGGGTGCTGGGCGTAGTGTGCAGCCTGCTGACCGCCCTGGCCTTTGCGATTGGGCTATGGATTACAGAAAATAAACTGGCGCCCCTGCCCGGCCTGGTACGCAGCTTCTGTACCATCAGCCAAACCCTGGTCTGCCTGATTGCGCTTAGCCCCTTGGGACTGCTGCCCGGCGGCTCTTCCCTGCCCCACGATGCCACAGGCTGGATTGCCCTTTCACTGGTCTGTGCGCTGTACACCACGGGCTTCGTGACCCTGTTTGTGCTGGCTCCCCGCCTGGACATGACACGCAATGCGCCCTTCATGAACATGGAGCCGGTGGCCTCGCTGATTCTGGGCTGGCTGATTCTGAAACAGACCTTGAACTCCACCCAATTGCTGGGTGGAGCGGTAGTGCTTAGCGGGATTGTGGCGCTGGCTTACCAGCGCGCCCCACGCAAGTAA
- a CDS encoding bifunctional ADP-dependent NAD(P)H-hydrate dehydratase/NAD(P)H-hydrate epimerase, whose product MPFVSQYGFLPLSAAPGKQALYSPAQCASMDAAAPGFGVSIEQLMQAAARAVARAVQRHWPQGAVLFLCGPGNNGGDALVAAQILREQGRVVSVFSLVDPSQRQGTAAWAQTQWQGRWESQCPDFRRFSVVVDGLLGAGLDRDVEGETAALIQSLAASKVPVCAIDVPSGLDGASGQVRGVVAPATVTVSFVRYKPGHVLYPGRALCGKLELADIGMPAPALQDANTWLNEPALWQAHLPQLGAQSHKYTRGHALVVGGEQMTGASRLAARAAQRAGAGLVSMAVPPSVWPVYASALDSIMVAALDDTLTTDERIRAWLVGPGAGLGEETRRLTLDLLATGRPCVLDADAISSFASQPQELWGALHEQCVLTPHAGEFARVFEEAPDRLEAARLAATQCGAVLVLKGADTVIAAPDGRALINACAPPWLATGGSGDVLAGLVCGLLTQGMPAFEAAGAAVWLHSQAALEFGPGLIPEDLIEVLPRVWQRLLSRA is encoded by the coding sequence ATGCCCTTTGTGTCTCAATATGGTTTTTTGCCCCTGAGTGCCGCCCCTGGAAAACAGGCTCTGTACAGCCCGGCACAGTGCGCCAGCATGGATGCGGCGGCACCGGGTTTCGGGGTGTCTATCGAGCAATTGATGCAGGCCGCTGCCCGTGCAGTGGCGCGTGCGGTGCAGCGACACTGGCCGCAAGGGGCCGTGCTGTTCTTGTGTGGGCCGGGCAATAACGGTGGCGATGCCTTGGTGGCGGCGCAGATTCTGCGTGAGCAGGGGCGGGTTGTTTCTGTGTTCAGTCTGGTGGACCCGTCCCAGCGACAAGGAACAGCTGCCTGGGCTCAAACACAATGGCAGGGGCGCTGGGAAAGCCAATGCCCGGACTTTCGACGTTTTTCCGTGGTGGTGGATGGCTTGCTGGGTGCAGGCCTGGATCGTGACGTAGAAGGCGAGACAGCGGCCCTGATTCAGTCCCTGGCGGCCTCCAAAGTCCCCGTATGTGCCATTGACGTGCCTTCTGGCCTGGATGGAGCCAGCGGACAGGTACGCGGCGTTGTGGCCCCTGCTACCGTGACGGTCAGCTTTGTGCGGTACAAGCCGGGCCATGTGCTGTATCCGGGGCGTGCCTTGTGCGGCAAGCTGGAGCTGGCCGACATCGGCATGCCAGCCCCGGCCTTGCAAGACGCCAATACCTGGTTGAATGAGCCAGCCTTGTGGCAGGCTCATCTGCCGCAGCTGGGGGCTCAGAGCCACAAATACACACGTGGGCATGCCTTGGTGGTTGGGGGCGAACAGATGACCGGAGCCAGCCGTCTGGCGGCCCGTGCCGCGCAACGTGCGGGGGCAGGGTTGGTCAGCATGGCTGTGCCGCCTTCCGTCTGGCCCGTTTATGCCAGTGCACTGGACAGCATCATGGTGGCTGCCTTGGATGACACCCTGACCACGGACGAGCGTATTCGCGCTTGGCTGGTAGGTCCGGGGGCTGGCCTGGGCGAGGAAACCCGTCGTTTGACCTTGGACTTGCTGGCCACGGGGCGGCCTTGTGTGCTGGATGCAGATGCGATCAGCAGCTTTGCGTCACAGCCTCAGGAGCTATGGGGTGCCCTGCATGAGCAATGTGTTTTGACCCCTCATGCCGGCGAGTTCGCCCGCGTCTTTGAGGAGGCGCCGGATCGTCTGGAGGCGGCACGACTGGCAGCTACGCAATGTGGTGCCGTGCTGGTTTTGAAGGGGGCGGATACTGTCATTGCCGCGCCGGATGGGCGGGCCTTGATCAATGCCTGCGCGCCGCCCTGGCTGGCGACAGGGGGAAGCGGGGATGTGCTGGCGGGTCTGGTCTGCGGCTTGCTGACCCAGGGCATGCCGGCCTTTGAAGCGGCCGGTGCGGCAGTCTGGCTGCATTCACAAGCCGCGCTGGAGTTTGGCCCCGGCCTGATCCCGGAGGATTTGATAGAAGTGCTGCCGCGCGTTTGGCAGCGCCTTCTGTCCAGGGCCTGA